TTCCACCTTCCCTGCGGTGAGATGACCGTGACGCTTGAAGATTGCCAGAAGATTCTTGGTCTCAGCATTATTggtcgtccagtgaccggtcaggcatcaccaggcggttggaggtagagggtggaggcctttcttgggagactgcttccggatgagctacgaggtagccacaacaccggagtcccactgacctggcttaggcagacctttgggcagtgtccacctggtgcagacgagcagacggttggataccattgtcgagcttggattctccatctctttggttcagttctttttccagacgcgacaggcgacagcgcgtcatggatgtttctgccctgcctgactgactgggatacgaccggaggttacagctgggcttcagcagtgttggccttcctgtacaggcaactttgcgaggcttgtcgtcgttcgtcgaggaccgtcggcttaggtggatgtgtctacctactacagctgtggatgtgggcacacatacccgtcgggcgacccagagagtttcctcctcgtgagtggttcgtggtagccggacatcggcttaagcccacggctgcttaccgctgggaccaggtcgaggagccatttgcacgacaccagcgtgcttacgtGGAGTACTCAAACGAGCTCGACGCACTTACTCCTTCGATGGTGAGTTGTCTCCTTTTATCTTTTTACATGTGCTTTCTACTTTTATCGCACGACACCTGCGTGCTTACATGTGCTTTCTAAAACTTTTGCAGGTGACTTGGCAACCGTATCTTGATCCATATTTCGCCAGCATACAGTTGAGCAGCATGTGCTCAATAGACGAGGACCTCTACCTCATGAGGTGTCCCCTCATCTGTTTTTATGCTGTTGAGTACCACTTGCCCCACAGAGTTGCTCGACAGTTCGGATTGCGCCAGGAGTTTCCGGTGGAGCCATTCTCGACTTCAATAGAACTTCATAAGTGAGTTACTACATGCACTTGTTATTCTAACTAATAATTGAAATATCAGTTAGTCGCTAATATATGGTTCTAACTTTTGCAGGTTCGACAGACAGAGACAGAAGAAGGTCACGGACTTCGAGACCCACCATCGTGATTACATTGATGAATGGGAACAGCAGGGGGATCTTAACTATGAGAACGACCAGGCGCACACAAACTACAACTTCCGGAGGTATTTGATTTGGTATTCTGGTGTGACTAGGTGCAAGCTGAAAGGACAGTGGACAACTGCAGACTACGCCGAgcaagaatcgtcagacgacgaagacacagctttcgacatagctgctcggcacgggtcccaaattgaggctgctccaatccttgatagagtggtaactatttctttactaaaattagagatttcaattcaatgctttatgtctagttttgagcatcctaatgttttaacttgtgatagggaaactctatgctcgtatctgttgttgaacttgagcgtatctcacagagaacttcagatagtactacgctatcgttactatcagtgagtatcaatgtctaacagaaaacttgtttatttgtatgttctaacatatgtctttaactaatatttcgattacagagggtatcacgtcgtcttcgtcgtgcagcggctcggtgtggatgccggtctctagcgggcgttgacgtgcagcggctctgtggatgtttttatattcgatgttattttgtgatgtattatatgttgaaatgcttatatgtcttataat
This portion of the Zea mays cultivar B73 chromosome 2, Zm-B73-REFERENCE-NAM-5.0, whole genome shotgun sequence genome encodes:
- the LOC118476268 gene encoding serine/threonine-protein phosphatase 7 long form homolog, with the protein product MVTWQPYLDPYFASIQLSSMCSIDEDLYLMRCPLICFYAVEYHLPHRVARQFGLRQEFPVEPFSTSIELHKFDRQRQKKVTDFETHHRDYIDEWEQQGDLNYENDQAHTNYNFRSRRRRSASVGPFAGGEHHQVYMRTPMPLAASAPASGFLLVCVDLAAGRLIDAAFRITVDSL